The DNA sequence AGAGGAGCGAGCCATAGGTGGTCCGCACCCCCTCGGTCTCGTCGAGGTCCTTGATCCCCACCGGCAGCCCGTGGAGCGGCGGCAGGGCATCCCCGCGCATGACGGCGGCCTCGGCGGCCCGCGCCTCGGCCCGCGCGCGGTCGTAGCACGTCGTGACGACCGCATTGACATGCGGGTTCCACTGCTCGATGCGGCGGATGCAGGAGTCGACCAGCTCGACGGGGGACAGGCCCCGGGCGCCGATCAGCCGGCGGGCCTCGACGGCGGTGAGATCACAGGGCTCGGCCATGGGTGGTTACTCCTTCTTACTTGGAGGCGTGTCTCACTCCGGCGGAGCACCCGCCTCGGGTGGACGGACTGCCGTGTGGATGAGGTCAGTCAGATCTGAGGGGATCCTCGACACGGCCCAGGCCCAGGGTCCGAAGCCCCCGTGCTGGGTCACGGCGCGAACCCATTCGTCCAGCGCGGCCCGCTTCGCCTGGTTCTGCGGCGAGTCCTGGCCCTTCACCTCGAGGACGAGCGCGCGCCCCGTCTTGAGTCGCACCAGGAAGTCGGGGCGGTACTTCCGCACGACGCCGTCGAAGACGTAGACGATCTCGAACCCGAGGTGGTCGTTCTTCGCCCAGGCCTCGACGTCGGGGTGATGCTCGAGGGCGAAGGCCTCGCTCGCCTCCCACGTGCTGTCGAAGACGCAGCGATTGATGGGCGAGCGCTCGATGTCCGCCCAGGGGCGGCCCGTGTACCAGGGCAGCATGTCGCCCGTGCTGCGGATCGGCTTCTCGGTGTCGAACAAAGGCGTCAGCGCCAGCGTGTTCTCGTGGCGGATGGCCTCCCACAGGTGGCGGACGATGCGGTTCATGTTGAGCGTGAGCAGGATGCGGCGCCTCCGGCCGTCCTGGTTGAACAGCGCGGGGGAAATCTCCAACCGATCAGAGGCCAGGAAGCTCTCGACCAGCCCCACGAGCTGGGCGACGAGGACCTCCCGGCTCCCTGACCACGTGGGGGCCATCTGGTCGAAGACGTCGCGGGCCGTCTGGAACACGATGGTCTGCATCCGGAACCGGCGCG is a window from the Candidatus Rokuibacteriota bacterium genome containing:
- a CDS encoding type III restriction endonuclease subunit R; this translates as VVPPPPPPKSRIEALPDKRGFEITWPNVVRVEHAWTPRLSLDWAEAPVLRLEVSETATLAQLAPVVEGKPDVSRLTEIDLDDLARRFRMQTIVFQTARDVFDQMAPTWSGSREVLVAQLVGLVESFLASDRLEISPALFNQDGRRRRILLTLNMNRIVRHLWEAIRHENTLALTPLFDTEKPIRSTGDMLPWYTGRPWADIERSPINRCVFDSTWEASEAFALEHHPDVEAWAKNDHLGFEIVYVFDGVVRKYRPDFLVRLKTGRALVLEVKGQDSPQNQAKRAALDEWVRAVTQHGGFGPWAWAVSRIPSDLTDLIHTAVRPPEAGAPPE